Below is a window of Arabidopsis thaliana chromosome 2, partial sequence DNA.
CTCGTCGCTGCGATTCTCATTGCTACAGATGTTCAAGTGAGAGAGATTTTCATGATTCAGAAGAAAGCCAAATTCACCGACATGAAGGCGCTTGTGTAAGCTTCATGACAAAGATTCCTCAATTTTATGGCTTTTGTGTAAAGTTCGCAACTTTAGTAACAATCGTTCTCTGAGTTCAGGCTTTTGGTGGTCGTCAATGGCATAGCCGCGGGTTATTCTTTGGTTCAGGCGGTTCGTTGCGTGGTGGGTTTGATGAAAGGaagagttttgtttagtaaGCCTCTGGCTTGGGCCATTTTCTTCGGCGATCAGGTGACTCTGTTTTTTACCCAAttgatctttctctgtttttgcttgGGACTTAACTATTAAGTACTGAAAAAGTTTGCTGTGAATTTTGTGGGTCAGTGAATTTGAAAAGTCTACCGTGTGAGATTCATTTGTTTGGTAGGGTATAGGAATTTATTGGGTTTAGGTTGGAATCTTTCATTAATGTCACTAAATCAATAATTGATCAAGAATGTTGATAATCTCTTATGGTCCTGCTAACTGAAAGCAAAGAAATTGACTCGGTCTCTGTATTCTTCTAGTTCACATAGGTTGTTGTATAAGTGAGTAGTGACATTGTTCATGACCTTGTTATGTATGTTATGAGCAGGCAGTAGCATACTTGTGTGTGGCGGGGGTTGCAGCCGCGGCGCAGTCTGCGGCCTTTGCAAAGTTGGGTGAGCCAGAGCTTCAATGGatgaaaatttgtaatatGTATGGGAAGTTTTGTAACCAAGTGGGTGAAGGAATTGCGAGCGCTTTGTTTGCTTGCATTGGAATGGTTTTGATCTCTTGCATTTCGGCTTTCGGTGTCTTTCGTTTGTACGGCGGAAGCAAATCTAGGCCAAGCTCACGGTGGTGAAGGCCTGTAGTGGTCTTGGACCAACCTTGTTTGTGGAACCTCTATTAAATGTTGTGGTGTGTGTCCTCTTATCTCTCAGTGTGTATACCGCTATTACTTACTGTCATGATCTCAGCTGATCTATAAACATAATCATGACAATTATGGTTGTTTGATGTGAATAATTATTACATgtagttttttaaaaccacAAACAATGACATGTTTAGTCTATCTTTGGTTTGAATTGcttttaataaccaaaaaacGGAACTTCAAAACTCATCCATGGATATAATGATGGATTAATTACCACCAatccttttgagttttaacGTAAAACATAATTTCATTGATCTCATtctcataaaaataaacacCTCTCGCCAAAACTAACAGTTTATATATAGACTGTGGCCAGAAAGAGCAagttatatatagacataCTCACGAGGATGTCattgttttacattttgttcCCTCAAGTCATTTATTTAAGACACCTCTttcacaaagaaagaaaatagaagaaggaagaatctACGTTAACGGACAGGATCATGGAGAAGAAGGTGGCTTTGGTGATGGCTTTGATGTTGCTTATGTCCGTGTTGGTTTCTGCCGAGGAAACACCAACCATCGGACAGAGGATAGACTCAGCCGCAACCGACTTTACCAAATTCTTCGATGAACATGCCCGTCCTGTCGTGGACTCCGTCTCCTCTACCGTCAAATCCGTCTACCACTGGTTTGGTGATAAAGCTAAGTATGTTGTTTTAAATCTTTCTCCTAGTTTCTAATTCACATGGTTCAACGTTATGTTATAtaacttctttttgttgttgttgtttgttgtatatttGTAGGGAATGGGGACTCTAGAGATTTGTTTATGAGCGAAGAGGTTTGGAAAACATTTTCAGCCAATCAAGTTTGATCTCCATGTactactttatttttaattaatattaaaagaaaaagatgtatATTTGTCTTCTAATACGTAACAACTACacacaaaacagaaacaaatacCACCTATCAATAAAAAACGCAAATAATGATGTTTACAAAATGTACCTCATGCAAATaagtggaaaaaaaattaagagggAGAGGAGGGAAGAGAGTGGTTGGCTAGGAAGTGGGTGAAGAGGAAAAGAGCGAGACGAGGCTGAGACAATGGCACCTCATGCCCTGCTGCTCTAACCGTCGTGTACGTTAGCAAGCCATCCTCATAAACCTGACTCCAACCTCCTACTAGGCCGTGTGAATGGTACCATGGATACCACCTTTTGCTACTCTTCAATTTCATTGCATTAATCGAATGCCTCGTCCCGCTTAGAGGCAACACCGCGTCCGAGTCCCCACTATACAAATAATTCAACACAAATATTTCTATTACAAACCTCACATCTAAAGTAAGATGTAAAATATACGAGTCTGCCAATTGATTTTGAGTAGGAAGCTTATGAAGTTTAACatacaaaaacacacatatatatttagtgaTTATACCTGAAGATCCAAATGCGGAgatgagcttgaagaagattcttgatGATAGGAAGCATGGACTTAGGTGAGTCTTTCCAATTCTTTCTTATCACACGACTGCAAGGTGTCCAAGGAGTACTGCCGTTGAGACGGGCATGGAAGGATTTGTGCACATTGGGATCGTTCATATACTTGCGTGTGTATCCCACAACACACTCATCGTTCCCTCTATACCGCCATGCTTGCATCCACTCATTTGATGATGCATGCGTGGTGCATGCAGGGCTATTGATGTTGTAAGGGTCAATGTCACCAAACTCAGACAAGGCTTGGTTCAGAGCAGCGTTGCAGTTTAGTTTTGGAAATAGGATGGAGTCGTTGAGACACCATTTGGTCAGGTCATTGTAGCTTTCGTCCGATATAAGCCCGTGATTCCACCAGTAGTCACGCATTCCTTTGTTGTCATTGTAGTCATCGACAAGAGGATTCCCCATCTTTCATATTTATTCATTAAGTTTAGTCTTCAATAATTGAATCATAAATGAGTGagttatacaaaataaattcttaCCAGAATCCCTTTTAGATTGATAGTTGGATTTTTGGCACCTTTGTTACGGTTGACGATCAGTTGGGCTAGCTCCGGAATATAATGTCCTAATTAATCACAAAACCAATGCAATAAGATCAAACATTAATATTGTCACCAATAACCATCAAGCATATCTCATTTGGCCATTTGGGTATAATATATGGTAGTTCCACCGGCGACGTCATAACGTTACAACCTTCGTATGAAATCTATATGGTGTCCACTAGTCAAGAAGACTTAATTTGGtcataaaagaaaagtcaattgggttgttgttgattttcttttatttccgTTGATTCGTAATTGAAATAGCcattgaatgaaaaaaataagttacgAAATTATAGGGTTTAATTATGCACATGCATGATGCATATGTGCATGTATGGACCGGAAGTGCATATCGTGTCGTAGGCATAAACAGTTATATCAGATATTTAAATCAAGTCAACGTCCACAACCTTTTGGTTCAACTGCTTAATATTTGTAGAATCTTACATGACAAagtttacataaaaaatagtaGATTTAGTAAATTAGAAGagaaagaatatataaaatgtaacAGTAAAatgaaggaagaaagaaagtacCAGCGTAGCTCTCGCCGGCGATGTAAAAAGCCCGTTCCTTATACTCAGGGAACCTCTCCAACCATCTCACCAAGAATCTATAAGCATCCTCCCCTTTGTCCCCACATAATATCTTATATTCATTAATGATGTAATTAATAACtactttcttaattataattagtGAAACTGATTAAAACCTGTTCTCTTGTCTCCCACGGTTAGTTCGTCTGACGAAGTGTTTGTGTAAGAGAAACCAACTCCCGCCGGTGAATCCAAAAATAACACATTTGCCACTGCATACATTATCAAAATGACTAATAATAAGAATTCTGATGTGTTTCGTTATTAAGAATtccaaattaaatcaaatttaaagaaTACCTTTGTTCCAAGCATATAGATTTAGACGCAAAGTCTTTCCGTCTGGATTAACCCGAAATGGACCAACTTCTTCAGAAGCACCATAAGCAATAGAGGAGCATCCTGGACCACCATTGAGCCATAGGACTAAGGGCTTCGTTCCGCTAGGCCTAGGAGCTTCGGTTAGCCAATAAAAGAGAGCCCGTCCGGCCGCGGGATCAACAGTGACGTAGCCAGAAAATTGAGAGAAGTTGAGGTTAGGAGGTTGGCCTGGCAAAGAGATAATCTTGTCCTTCATCTTTTGCTCTTTAGCATCATCACTACTCACTACGTCTAATAATGCAATCACCATGCATAATAAACACATACATtgatatagtttttttgtgatcatcatcttcaaagaaagagagtgcTTTGTTCCTTCTTGAGTTTATTGGGAATCTCTCATTTAACACCCTGATGATTTTATACTATAATTTGGCAAACGAGGGTCGTTGTCAACTTATGCCATTTTTAGGTATCATATATGTGGtgtatataatatgtatataattaaactgTTGATTAATAATGCATATAGTCAAATTAGCTTACTTGTGGATCGAGTATTTTGACTACTCTCTAGTTTCTTACACATTATTCTGTTTCTGATTCATTGGCATCTTGTATACATATCTCATCTTGAAAGTTATCTCgtgtttattttattcatttgtaTCGTTATGTAGTCATTGTCAAAATAGTATACTTCTCTGTTCATTTTACAGGTTTCATAATTTGATACTTTTATGATAGGGATATTTCTTAGCTTTGACTAATTAAAAGCTAGATATTGCTTGCTTGCACCGTAATTTAGTTAGTCATGTATTTCACATGGAGACGTGTAGACAAACATCGTCTCTGCAGGGAGGAACTTTTCATAGAAAGTGGGGATTTGCAAGTCCTTTATAAAcgataaccaaataaaatactCATCACAAATAATTAGTTGATTGGGTTGGTTTTAATTGGTAAGCCGATTTAGTTTGACATTTCATGGCTTGTCCGTTCATATATTTTCACTTTAGTTTCACCTAATACCGATCTTGTTGGACCATAACCTACAATTTGGGTTCTTTTTGTCCTACCTTTTTGTAACGAGTGAGATAttggcttttaaaattcttttctttcacatcaatgaaaaataattattttcaaaaaagcATAAAGAGATGTTTACAAGGTGAGCAATCCCAAAGAGGAGGATCATGTGCCTCTAATTAAATGCATTCCCATAAACTTAGACATCCAtttcaatattaatttatttaattaaaaaccatGTCTTACTCGTTTTCTTGTGTACCAAGAAATGCAACGGAAAGCTATAATTTTAAAGTAGCAGCTAAGCaacattgttattttctttgaatatcaGATCAGCTAAATTGATATTTACACAAAGCTTTTGGAATAAATAATGTGAAGAAgacttgaaagtgaaaatgATTAACATTTGTTAGGATTAGACACAGAAGCTCAAGGTTTTGTGTCATTAGTGCGAATAAACTGATAGCTGAGAATGTGAAAAAGAGATTCTTACTtcttattataaaaaactCTGGTCTTATCACAGTGTCTTACAATTTACATTGGCAATGGCTTGTTGTCGAGAAACGactgaaaaagaagaaaagctcgACGAGGGCGGAAAAGAGGTACCTCATGTCCTGCTCCATGTATTGTCACCAGAGTCAGCCCTTTGTAAACTTGGCTCCATCCACCAACCTGTTCTTTCAGTACTCATGCATTAGTTTccacagaagaaagaaatgagaCTGAGGAAACTGAGTAttgagttgtttttttctaccTGTCCATCATCGTTCCAAGGGTACCATTTGGAGAGTGGTTGTAACTTGAGGGCTCTAATGGAGTATCGTGTTCCAGTAATGGGAACCACTGAATCAGTGTCTCCGCTGCATCCAAATTTACAGAACAAGATATCAATCATGATACCAAACCGGGATGTACAAGATGATGATCAAAAGGAGAAGTAGATATACCTGAAAACCCATATCCTGAGACCTGCGGCGATGAGTTCTTTGTAGATTGGAAGCATAGACAGAGGAGAATCTGCCCATTTCTCTCCAACGATGTCactaaacaagaaaactatGTCACTGAAAATGAACCACAAGAgaacattttcttaaatttgttgaCCCACTATAATGTGTTTTTTACCTGCACCCTTTCCATGGATAAGCTAGTCCTGTTATATTAGCATGCATAGCCTTTTGAACCTCCGGAGAATTGAAATACATGCCGGAGTATTTCTCTGTGCAAGGGTCATAGGCTCTCCACATCCATGGcttagataaacaaaaaacgtaGCAAGTTTAGAGATTTGTCAAATCTTGTTACCTATGGACTATGTCTTGGTAGAATAACTTGAATCTATAGAAGCAGCCATAAAGCAAATCAAGTAATCAACTCAGACAATGAATTGGAATCAAGTAGCAGAGAGAATCCGAAAGATTTTTTTGCAGTCCAGAATCCAGATATCATGTAATCCCCACTCTACTTTCTTGGACTAACCAAAGTACATCTACTTGTTGAAATAGGCTCATATATTGGTCATTTTGAATCTGGTAGCACAAAGAGAGGGTCTAATACACTAGATACGTAGCCAATTCTGCATATAAAGGTTTGACTTTCATGTTCTGTCTCTAGTAAAGTTGGAACCTCCTAATGACCAAAACTACCTTACTCGAGCTGGTAATAGTAGTTAAAGGAATATGATGGGCAGTGATGGAAAACTCACATGACGAACTCTCGAGAAGCGAGACCTAAGAGCTGCAGCCTCCTTTTTACAAGTGACAGTGTAAATGCTATAAGGATCAATATTGCCTTGCTCCAAGTCTGCAGCTTCCATGGCCTTGGTGCATTTAGAGGACGGGTGCTCGGATGATCCAAATTCACACGTGATCCGTAAGTTGTGGTAAGTGAGATCAGATATCAACCCATGAGCCCACCAATATTCAAATAAACCCACGTAATCATGGTAGTCATCAATCACAGCATTCCCAACCTAGAAACAAACTCACGTTTATACCAACACAAAAAGAACATGTTAATAGATTtgtgcttctttttttcttgcttacAATGAAGCCTTTAAAGTTGATAGCTGGATTGCGTTTCTCATAAACAATCTGTGACAACTGAGGAACATAATGacctaaagaagaaaagtgaaaatgcTTAGCTAAGACAAAGTTTCCAATTGAATAGAATCAGTAATAACAATAACCTGCATAGCTTTCTCCAGCAATGTAGAACTCTCTGTGTTTGTATTGAGGAAACCTCTCAAACCATTTCACAAGAAACACATAAGCATCTTCCGctagaaaaaatcaaaccaaaatcatcaaatgaTTGATAAAtctagagaaagagaagtcaAAGGTCAAGACTTTACCAGTTCTCTGATCTCCGGCAGTATACAAATCGGAGGTAGTATTCGAATACGAGAAACCAACACCAGCAGGAGATTCAAGGAAGAGCAAATTCGCCACTGACCCAATATAAAGAGTGTTAATTTAAGGAttgtgaaatcaaaatttggagagaaatggagaaacagagagagatgtACATTTGTTCCAAGAGTAAGGATTGTGGTAAAGAGTTTTGCCATCAGGATTGATTCTAAAAGGTCCGATTTCTTCAGCGGCACCGTAAGCTACGGAGGAACAACCAGGTCCACCGTTGAGCCAGAGGACAAGAGGCTTAGACTCAGGGTTTTCACTCGGTGGTGACTCAGTGAGCCAGTAGAATAGTGCTCTTCCTGCTGACTCGTTGACGGTAATGTAACCAGAGAAGTGAGAGAAGGAGACATCGTTTGGTTCACCGGGAAGGTGAAAGATTCGGTCTTTTTCTTGTTCGTGTCTGGAACAAGAAGCGTAATGGAGTAgaataaggaagaagaagaagaggagaaggagTCGAGCCATGGTTGGATCAAATGATAAGGGTGAAGATCTCAATGtttttgatgataataaaatCAGTGAGTGATGGTGGGGACAGAGTAAGTGAGATTAATAAATGGCGGttatatttgtatttcttaCATCATTGACTTTATTTACAACGATGACTTTGTCCTTGCCTATGTTACATTGTATCATCATCTATTTTTGATTCGAAGAGCCAATAAGAAACCGAAAAACGTACACGGACTCTTACTTAGCTAAACAACTCGAGTAACTAATGGTTATCCCTTAATACATGTCATATCTAGACTCTAGTCATCGTTTCGGATCCAAATTCCTCAATCAGTCATGTGATTTTGTAGAGAGACATAAAacaatacacaaaaataaaattttgtccATTAGGTgttgaagataaaaaaaaaaaaaaaaaaaaaggtgtgCAAGTGTTATCAaggtcaaagaaaaaaagttcgAACACGAGACTTCATGCTTGAAGAGAGAAACAGTAACCACTAGACCactaaaagaaatttataaagctacaagttttattaatatataaaggaaaataaaatctctaaaaccCTACAACATTCATTTGGAGGAGGAGACCTGAATCTTTGCAATCTCGCAACAGAAACGGCGATGGGAAGATCAGCTCTGATTCACTTGCTTCGCTCCCAATCCCGACgtctctcttcctccacctTCACTTCaggttctttttttctccacTATACACCTTTCATTTTCCGGGAAACAAGTCCGATCATGGTGTTTATACAATTTACGGGAAAAGCTCAATCCTTACGGCTTTAGAGTAGAAATGGCTGCTATATATTGTCTTTATGGGTTTTGTATATCCATTTTCTCAAACCACTCTCGTGATTTTGGTTTCCCTTTTCGATTTGATTGGTGAAAGTACTTTGCATCCGATAAGCTGAAATAGATTTGAAATTGACTTGAGCATTATATACCATAGCTTAATCTGGATCAGAAATGGCAGGCTAGGGTTTTTCCCGTTCACTTGTAGCATTTTGAGTTTTAGCAATTGGTTAGGCAATATGTAGTCTTGGTCTCAAACGGATTTGAAACTGGGGTTGTGCTTCATTTGGATGAGAAATGGCAAGTTAGGGTTTTTCCACTTCATTGAAGCATTGTGAGCCTTAGCTGTTGTTTGAAGCAGTAGTATGTGGTCACGAGATACCACAGATTCATCAAGCCTATGGTCATTTCTTTTCAGGATATCATCACCGGTCAATAGCAGGATCATGGTCATCATCAGTGAACCCGAAGGTCAGATTCCAGGTTCCATCCCTTAGCCAGAGAAGCTGGGCATCATTTGGAGCAAAGACTAGAGAGGACGATGATGAGCACAAGATCAGCATCGGACCccaagagaagaaagaagagaaggatgGAGGTGTGGTTTACTATGGACCAATCTCATCAACCATAAAGAAAGTGAAACTCCTCTCACTCTCCACTTGCTGTCTATCAGTCTCTCTTGGCCCGGTCATCACTTTCATGA
It encodes the following:
- a CDS encoding uncharacterized protein (unknown protein; CONTAINS InterPro DOMAIN/s: Protein of unknown function DUF1301 (InterPro:IPR009724); Has 116 Blast hits to 116 proteins in 49 species: Archae - 0; Bacteria - 0; Metazoa - 53; Fungi - 6; Plants - 49; Viruses - 0; Other Eukaryotes - 8 (source: NCBI BLink).) is translated as MGRSALIHLLRSQSRRLSSSTFTSGYHHRSIAGSWSSSVNPKVRFQVPSLSQRSWASFGAKTREDDDEHKISIGPQEKKEEKDGGVVYYGPISSTIKKVKLLSLSTCCLSVSLGPVITFMTSPGLNVIMKGAVASTVIFLSASTTAALHWFVSPYVHKLRWQPGSDTFEVEMMTWLGTFSAKTLKFSDIRYPDTQRPYVSFKADGNFYFVDADHCPNKALLARLTPPKDAHDSAFKNL
- the scpl28 gene encoding serine carboxypeptidase-like 28 (serine carboxypeptidase-like 28 (scpl28); FUNCTIONS IN: serine-type carboxypeptidase activity; INVOLVED IN: proteolysis; LOCATED IN: endomembrane system; EXPRESSED IN: hypocotyl, root; CONTAINS InterPro DOMAIN/s: Peptidase S10, serine carboxypeptidase (InterPro:IPR001563), Peptidase S10, serine carboxypeptidase, active site (InterPro:IPR018202); BEST Arabidopsis thaliana protein match is: serine carboxypeptidase-like 27 (TAIR:AT3G07990.1); Has 35333 Blast hits to 34131 proteins in 2444 species: Archae - 798; Bacteria - 22429; Metazoa - 974; Fungi - 991; Plants - 531; Viruses - 0; Other Eukaryotes - 9610 (source: NCBI BLink).); the encoded protein is MMITKKLYQCMCLLCMVIALLDVVSSDDAKEQKMKDKIISLPGQPPNLNFSQFSGYVTVDPAAGRALFYWLTEAPRPSGTKPLVLWLNGGPGCSSIAYGASEEVGPFRVNPDGKTLRLNLYAWNKVANVLFLDSPAGVGFSYTNTSSDELTVGDKRTGEDAYRFLVRWLERFPEYKERAFYIAGESYAGHYIPELAQLIVNRNKGAKNPTINLKGILMGNPLVDDYNDNKGMRDYWWNHGLISDESYNDLTKWCLNDSILFPKLNCNAALNQALSEFGDIDPYNINSPACTTHASSNEWMQAWRYRGNDECVVGYTRKYMNDPNVHKSFHARLNGSTPWTPCSRVIRKNWKDSPKSMLPIIKNLLQAHLRIWIFSGDSDAVLPLSGTRHSINAMKLKSSKRWYPWYHSHGLVGGWSQVYEDGLLTYTTVRAAGHEVPLSQPRLALFLFTHFLANHSLPSSPS
- a CDS encoding uncharacterized protein (unknown protein; LOCATED IN: endomembrane system; BEST Arabidopsis thaliana protein match is: unknown protein (TAIR:AT1G19500.1); Has 9 Blast hits to 9 proteins in 2 species: Archae - 0; Bacteria - 0; Metazoa - 0; Fungi - 0; Plants - 9; Viruses - 0; Other Eukaryotes - 0 (source: NCBI BLink).), whose translation is MEKKVALVMALMLLMSVLVSAEETPTIGQRIDSAATDFTKFFDEHARPVVDSVSSTVKSVYHWFGDKAKEWGL
- the scpl26 gene encoding serine carboxypeptidase-like 26 (serine carboxypeptidase-like 26 (scpl26); FUNCTIONS IN: serine-type carboxypeptidase activity; INVOLVED IN: proteolysis; LOCATED IN: vacuole; EXPRESSED IN: 22 plant structures; EXPRESSED DURING: 13 growth stages; CONTAINS InterPro DOMAIN/s: Peptidase S10, serine carboxypeptidase (InterPro:IPR001563), Peptidase S10, serine carboxypeptidase, active site (InterPro:IPR018202); BEST Arabidopsis thaliana protein match is: serine carboxypeptidase-like 27 (TAIR:AT3G07990.1); Has 3733 Blast hits to 3660 proteins in 399 species: Archae - 0; Bacteria - 269; Metazoa - 644; Fungi - 857; Plants - 1549; Viruses - 0; Other Eukaryotes - 414 (source: NCBI BLink).) — its product is MARLLLLFFFFLILLHYASCSRHEQEKDRIFHLPGEPNDVSFSHFSGYITVNESAGRALFYWLTESPPSENPESKPLVLWLNGGPGCSSVAYGAAEEIGPFRINPDGKTLYHNPYSWNKLANLLFLESPAGVGFSYSNTTSDLYTAGDQRTAEDAYVFLVKWFERFPQYKHREFYIAGESYAGHYVPQLSQIVYEKRNPAINFKGFIVGNAVIDDYHDYVGLFEYWWAHGLISDLTYHNLRITCEFGSSEHPSSKCTKAMEAADLEQGNIDPYSIYTVTCKKEAAALRSRFSRVRHPWMWRAYDPCTEKYSGMYFNSPEVQKAMHANITGLAYPWKGCSDIVGEKWADSPLSMLPIYKELIAAGLRIWVFSGDTDSVVPITGTRYSIRALKLQPLSKWYPWNDDGQVGGWSQVYKGLTLVTIHGAGHEVPLFRPRRAFLLFQSFLDNKPLPM
- a CDS encoding Uncharacterized protein family (UPF0497) (Uncharacterised protein family (UPF0497); CONTAINS InterPro DOMAIN/s: Uncharacterised protein family UPF0497, trans-membrane plant (InterPro:IPR006702), Uncharacterised protein family UPF0497, trans-membrane plant subgroup (InterPro:IPR006459); BEST Arabidopsis thaliana protein match is: Uncharacterised protein family (UPF0497) (TAIR:AT4G16442.1); Has 688 Blast hits to 688 proteins in 22 species: Archae - 0; Bacteria - 0; Metazoa - 0; Fungi - 0; Plants - 688; Viruses - 0; Other Eukaryotes - 0 (source: NCBI BLink).); the protein is MSYLGVGVSPGNVSGSTTKMKLIDRKVRVTELILRCLVCVLALVAAILIATDVQVREIFMIQKKAKFTDMKALVLLVVVNGIAAGYSLVQAVRCVVGLMKGRVLFSKPLAWAIFFGDQAVAYLCVAGVAAAAQSAAFAKLGEPELQWMKICNMYGKFCNQVGEGIASALFACIGMVLISCISAFGVFRLYGGSKSRPSSRW